Part of the Nostoc sp. ATCC 53789 genome, GCTGGTTTTCTGAGAAGCGGGGTTTAGTTCTCGGCATCTTAACCGCCAGTACAGCCACAGGACAACTGGTGTTTTTGCCCATGCTGGCCTCAGTAGCCGATCGCTTTGGATGGCGAACTGCGGCTTTAGCTCTGACTGGTGCAGCACTTTTAATTATTCCAGCGATCGCAGCCTTTATGCGCGATCGTCCGGCAGATGTCGGTTTGCGACCCTTTGGCGACAACAGCGAAACTGTAGAAATATCACAGCCTAGAGCAAATTCCATCGCCTCTACCCTCAACGCCCTTTGGCTGGGAATGCGTAAGCGCGATTTCTGGCTATTATTTGGTAGCTTCTTTATCTGTGGTGCTAGCACAAATGGGTTAATTGGCACTCATCTAATCCCCGCTTGCATTGACCACGGTATCCCTGAAGTCAAAGCTGCGGGACTTTTGGCAATCATGGGGCTATTCGATTTTTTTGGAACTACTATGTCCGGTTGGCTATCCGACAGATGGAACAATCGCTACTTATTATGCTGGTACTACGGGCTGCGGGGTTTGTCTTTGATTTTCTTACCCTTCAGTTTCAACTTTTCCTTCTATGGACTTTCCATTTTCGCGGTCTTCTATGGACTTGATTGGATTGCTACCGTACCACCGACAGTCCGTCTTGTTGCCAATACTTTTGGTAAAGAAAATGTCGGCGTGATGTTCGGTTGGATTGTCGCAGGACACCAGCTTGGTGCAGCCACAGCAGCATTCGGAGCCGGAGTGTTAAGAACTTGGACGGGTAGCTATTTACAAGCGTTTATTTTATCAGGTATTCTCTGTCTGATTGCCGCAGTTGGTGTACTACAAATTGGTAAAACTCCCACTAAGGGCAATTCACAGTTATCTTCAGTCACGCTCAAATCTTAATTAGGACTTACGCAAAATATGTCTCAAACTCTGATTTCTCCGTGCCCTCTGTGCCTCTGCGGTTCGTTATTCCGTAACTCATGCGTAAGTTTTGTAGGTTGGGTGCAGCGATAGCGTAACCCAACATAAAATTTGGTGGTAATGTTGGGTTGCGTTTCACTCCACCCAACCTACATAAATTAAATATATCTTTTAAAAAACTCTAGGTTTCAACATAGATGAGGTTTATTTTCAGTCACGCTCAATTCTTAATCTATGAATGTTTTAATCGAATGGCATTAAGAAAAACTCTAAGCTAGGCAGAATAAGCACTACAGGTTTAAAATATGGCAACAACAGCTTTAATTGTCGGCGCAGGTAGTGGACTGAGTGCATCTTTAGCCCGTCTATTTGCCAAAGAAGGATTCACCGTAGCTTTAGCGGCTCGTCAAATTGAAAAACTCACTCAATTGACTAGTGAAATTGACGCGGTTAGTTTCGCTGCTGATGTCTCAAAGCCGAATGAAGTAGAACAATTATTTATTGATATTGATAATAAAATTGGTTCCCCAAATGTTGTTATTTACAATCCCAGTTTTCGGGTGCGGGGGCCTCTTATTGATTTAGACCCTGGTGAGGTGGCAAAAACCTTAGATGTAACTGCTTATGGTGGCTTTCTTGTGGCCCAAGCTGCTACCAAAAGATTTTTGCAGCTTGGTGGTGGTGCTATATTTTTTACTGGAGCCTCAGCGAGTATTAAGGGTTATGCTCAGTCTGCTCCCTTTGCAATGGGTAAATTTGCACTGCGCGGTTTGGCTCAGAGTATTGCTAGGGAATTAGCACCAAAGAATATTCATGTGGCGCATTTCGTGATTGATGGGGCAATTCGTTCAGCAGTTCGCCAAGATCCAGTAGATAATCCTGATAGTACTCTTGACCCAGATGCGATCGCTCAAACTTATCTCAGTATTCTACGCCAGCCCCGCAGTGCTTGGACTTATGAAGTAGAACTACGTCCTTGGGTAGAGAACTTCTAACCTAGACAATTGTTACAAAAATGGTTTTGCAGGTATGAAAATTGATTTTGGTGCAACTGCTGTTGATTACGCAAAACACCGCGCTGGCTTTCCCAGTTCATTATTTAATAAACTGTCTGAATATGGTATAGGTTTACCAGGACAGAATATTGTTGACCTTGGTACAGGAACAGGAACACTAGCGCGGGGTTTTGCTGATAGAGGTGCTTATGTAATTGGCATAGATCCATCAGCATCACTTTTAGAACAAGCGAGACAGTTAAGCGAATCAACCCAAATCAAAGTAGATTATCGAGTCGCAACTGCCGAAAATACCGAGTTACCAGATGCAAGTGCTGATGTAATCACTGCTGGACAGTGTTGGCATTGGTTTGATCGTCCCCGTGCTGTCCAAGAAGTTACTCGAATATTGAGAAAAAATGGCTCAATTGCGATCGCTCATTTTGATTGGATACCTTTAAAAGGCAATGTCGTCGAAGCCACAGAACAACTGATTCAGGCTCATAATCCCGCGTGGAATCTGGCCGGCGGTAATGGCTTACATCCCCTGTGGTTACAGGATATTGGCGAAGTTGGATTCCGAGAAATCCGCACATTTTCTTATGATGTATTTGTATCTTATACACAGGTCGCTTGGCGGGGAAGAATTCGGGCGAGTGCTGGCGTGGGAGCCAGCTTGACACCAGAAAAAGTAGAAATATTTGACCAAGAATTGGCAACATTACTCGAAGCAAAATTTCCCACACCAATCCTTCAGGTTCACCATAGAGTTTGGGCAGCGATCGCTAAATCACCGCTATGAAAAAATATAATTGAAGCTCTATGTTTCATTCAGAGAAAGCCATGACTAGCGACAGATAGCCAGTCGCCAGTCATGGCTTATAATACAAAACTAGTTGCCCTTGATAGGTTTGATTCTAGCGATCGCTTGTAGTAACATTTTTGGCAGCCAGAAAAGATAACAATATAGTTGTTTTGCCTGACTATAAAGCGAGAATAACTTTGCTTCACTCAATAAAGTAAATGGCCGAACTGCTCTGAGAATTTCTGCAAATTTATCTTCAGTCGCAGTTTTAACTGAACCACTGACAAAATAACCTTGTAAATGTGGAGGTAAGGGCCAGTTAATATTAGGATCTGGCTGATGTATTACAGGCTCAACATTTCCCCGCCATGCAACTCCCATAATTTGCATGGTTTGATACACCATTGTGTTCCATCCTTTGTCTCTGAAGTAATCCAAGCCTTGTCCTACATCAGGAGAAGCTAAATCATGAAATAAAATTAAAGCATCTGCTTCTGCAAATTGTTCGCAAATAATTGCATCATTGAGCGGAGCCGGAGCTTCGTGATTACCATCTATAAATATCAATGACCATTTACGTTGAAATTTATTTGCTATCTCTTCTACTTTTTCAGGGCTGCATCCTGGTATTAGATTCACAGATTCCTTAACGCCTGCTGACTTTAGTGACTCTGTAACGCTTTCATTAAATAATTGTTCGGATAGCATCGGATCAATTACATCTAATTCCACCCCTCCTAGAGCCAAGTGACAGGCTGACCAACCCATCCAGCAACCTATTTCTAAAGCTTTTTCTCCCCGAAATTTCAAGGCCGTATTGTATAAAATATGAGCTTCATCTCTGCTCACAAATCCTACCTTTTGCCGTCGTTTATCCACATACCAGTTATGAGTAATATCCCGCCGTAAATAAAGCCAAAAAGAATCATATTTATTTCCTAAAATTATATTGGGAAAATATAAATCTGGCTGGATAGTGGAAAATCCTGACGAAACATAATCTCCTTTTGGCAATAAGTTTCCTTCAATCACTTTGACTGTCTTTTCACTCATAAGTTACTCTCTAAGTATTTGAAATTCTAGGTTGTGGGGTTACAATTCAACTGGTCGCGGCGATAGCATACCCCTACGGGGGATCTTACTAAGCACAGCGTCTCATAGAGAGGAACACCGCTCTGATAATCGAGACTGGGACTGTGAATATATTCCAAAATTTGGGAAGGGTTAAAGCCCCGAACATAATTTTTCACTTCTTACTCAATCCCCAATCCCTTTTACTTTTCACCGTTTTTGTCCTCTTTTTTTCAGATTTTATGATAAATCAGAAAAAAAGAGATGTCTGCACCATTCACTTAAAAAGAATCGCACAATTTTAGGACAAATAACCATGATCGATCTTTATTATTGGACAACCCCAAACGGTCATAAAATTACGATTTTCCTGGAAGAAGTCGGCTTGCAATATACCATAAATCCTGTGAATATTGGAGCTGGAGATCAATTTAAGCCTGAATTTTTGAAGATTTCTCCTAACAATCGTATCCCTGCGATCGTTGACCACGAACCAGTAGATGGAGGTGCGCCGATTTCGGTATTTGAATCTGGGGCAATCTTGCTATATTTGGCAGAAAAAACCGGGAAATTAATCCCGCAAGATTTACGCCAACGCACTCAAGTTTTAGAATGGTTGTTCTGGCAAATGAGCGGGCTAGGGCCAATGGCAGGACAAAATCATCACTTTAGCGCCTATGCTCCCGAAAAAATTGAATATGCCATTAACCGCTACGTGAATGAGACGGGACGTTTATATGGAGTGCTGAATAAGCAACTAGCAGATAGAGAATTTGTGGCTGGCGATTATTCCATCGCCGATATTGCTGCTTATCCCTGGATTGTGCCCTATGAACGCCAAAGTCAGAATCTAGAGGATTTTCCTCACCTCAAGCGCTGGTTTGAGACAATTAAAGCTCGTCCGGCAACAATTCGCGCCTACGAGAAAGCAGAAGCATTGAAAACTCAACCACTTGATCCAGATAAGTCACGAGATTTGTTATTTAACCAGTCGGCAAAGACTATTCAACCTTGAGCGTTTTGGGCTTGAATAAGAATTCAGAATAGGACTTACGCAAAATATCTCTCAAACTCTTATTTCTCCGTGTCCTCTGCGCCTCTGTGGTTAGTTATTCCGTAACTCTTGCGTAAGTCCTACAGAAGTCAGAATGAAGACGCGACTCGAAAATACATCGTTACCGCTCCGCTATCCGCCAGTCATACAGAATTCATTCTGTTAGCGGATAGCTAAGGTTTAGCCCATTCTGACTCCTGACTCCTAAATTCTGTTTGATAAAACAATTAGGAGGATTGTGTGGGCTGGTTAGTACCGGAAGCAGCAGGTAGAGCCATTTCGCTTTTTGGATGTCAACTTCAGCTTTGCTACCACTAGCGGTTAGTACCGGAAGCAGCAGGTAGAGCCATTTCGCTGTTTATAGCTTTTTTGTTAGACAGGGAATCGCGCAGCAGTATTTGGTAGGATTGTGGATAACTTCGGCTACATCTATTGTTTTATTCTGGTTGGTATAGCGATCGCTCTGTTCTGGGTTTGGCTAGTCAAGCAAAAGCAATACAGCACTTGAAAGTCAGGTTAATTTAGTTTTAATTCAAGACTTGCCGCGTCTCCCGAAGTTCCGATCTTGTTAAAATGTATCGATGTCAAAAAAGCAACATCTCTTAAAGAAAAAACCCGGTTGGTCTTTGGATGAGCGAGATCCAAAGTTCATAGAATCTCTGATGCCTTTATTAGGCTTTTTCTATAAGTACTATTTTCAAGTGCAAACTAGTGGCTGGGAAAATATTCCATCCCAAGAAAAAGTCTTATTTGTCGGTTCGCATAATGGAGGACTGGCGGCTCCCGATATGGGAATGGTCATGTATGACTGGTTCAGACGATTTGGTACGGAGAAACCCGTTTATGGTTTAATGCATCCCAAAGCTTGGCAGGTTAGCCAACCACTAGCGCAAATAGCTGCCAAGGCTGGAGCAATCATAGCTCATCCAAAAATGGCCTACACTGCGTTGCACTCTGGCGCTAGTGTGCTGGTTTATCCAGGTGGAGCCGAAGATGTGTTTCGACCACATTATTTGCGTAACAAAATCTACTTTGCAGGGCGACAAGGATTTATCAAGTTAGCATTGCGAGAAAATGTGCCGATTGTACCTGTAATTTCCTGGGGCGCTCACGATACGCTGATTGTACTGGCTGACTTCTACAAAGTTGTGCAGCAACTCCACGAATGGGGAATGCCTTGGCTGCTTGGGATTGATCCAGAAGTTTTTCCGATCTATCTCGGATTGCCTTGGGGATTAGCAATTGGTCCATTGCCCAACATTCCATTACCTGTGCCCATGTACACACGGGTTTGTCCGCCGATTGTATTTGAACGCTATGGTCGAGAAGCAGCTAGCGATCGCCACTATGTCAATGAATGTTATGAATTAGTTGTGAGCCAGATGCAAGAAGAGTTAGATAACTTAGTCAAGATAACTGCTGAGTCGAATAGTAGGTAAGGGGGCAAGGGGCAGGAGATAAGAACTTACTTTATATATGTGATTTTGAGTCCTGCATTTTGCACCTCACTTACTTTCAATCTGCTGTAATACTTAACCATGACTTACGCAAAATAATGAAAAAACGAACCACAGAGGGCGCAGAGGACACGGAGAAATAAGAGTTTCAGAGAGTTCTTGCGTAAGTCCTATTAACTCCTAACTATTTTCCTAGCCGCCGCTAACTGGTGGAATCAATACGACTTCATCCCCATCTTGTAATAGGGTATCTGGTTCAACAAATATTAAATTAATCCCGAAGCGGGTGATGTCTCGCCATTGGGAAAGTTCAGGGTGTTCGGCTATGAGGCGATCGCATACTGCTTTAACTGGCATACTATTGGGAAATTCCAGTACAAGTTCCGAAACCTTAAAGGCTTCTTGATAAGCAGCGAACAATTTGACGGTAACGGTGATTGCAGATTTAGACATACAATATGTTTTGGCAGTACCAGCAAGTAATTTAATGCTTGACAAGCACCCTGAACTGTTGGGCTTAATTATACATTAATAACTAGCAAATTTGTATTATTGGTAGATAATTATGTTTCCTAATCCAACATTTCTAGGTCAATTCCTAAAGCGTTGAGTTGTTCAGCAGAGAGAGTACGCAATTTCTCTACAATTCTCTCCCGCTTTTGTCGCTCAATCACAGCCCGTTCCTCACCCGTTAGCAGTAAATTTCCTTGTGCATTCCACCAGCGCAACCAAGGTAACTCTGCATTTTGATAAAATCCTTGCCAGATTCCTAACTCTACACCCATAGGAACAATTGGGTAATGTCCTCGTTCATTGGGTTGCATTCGTTCATAAGTATTATCTATTAGGTGATAAACTTCCACTTGCGCTTTTGCTACTTCATAAATCCCATAATAAGGCACTCGAATTGCCTGTTCATAAACCCAAAATTTACCAACATTTCCACCTTCACCTTGAGATGGCGGTGTGTTATTTCGTTCTTCTGAACCATCTCCAGAGACAAATTCAATCACAATCAAGGGCGCGACATACTCCTTCCACAGCACATAAGAACGCCGTGTTTTACCTTCAAGGGTTGGCGGTACATTGGGTACATAAAACCAATCTGGTGCTTCAGCCCCTTTCTCTGGAGGATCTGTCAATCGCCAGTAGATACCTAAATCTTGCCCAATACAATATTGACTATCAGGATGAAGTTCCTCTAAGACAAGTTTAATCGAGTCAGTAAGTAAGATACTTTGGGGATGCTCTTGCCAGTTTTTCACGAATGTACCGTCTGAGTCTGGTAACTGGGTGTGGTCAGGTAAAGTTAATGCCGATAGGGAAGTCATAGGCTTTAACCAATGGGTTGTCTGATTCTTATTGTAGATTGCTATTTTGCTATTTTTGAATAGACGTGCGCTAAGTTAAATGCCATTTATATAACAAAAGTCAATCTTTCTATATGAAAAAAGCTATTACGATTATTGTGGATATTCTCTATATTCTCACAATCATTGGCAGAACGTTCCCAGACTACCTTTGTGTATCCTCCATCCATCTGAAAAATCACTTTTACAGTTTCTCTGGCTAACAGAAATATTTCATTCATGGCAATACTATTATTTTGTTTCGATGCTTTTAAGAGGGTGAGCTTTCTGTCCCACCCCATAATAATTACAAACCAGATGCCAAATTCCGCAGCAATAGACGCATAATACGCGATCGCACTCCTGGCAAAGCATCCTTAAAGACGATCGCAGCAACTCTTCTTAACTTTTATCTACTGAATAATATGATTTTCAGGAAACACTAGGATCTTCAGCAGTTTTGATCTCTTTTAAAATTCTTTCTACTTGGTTAACTTTTTCACCTCTATTCTGTGATTTGAAAATATTTAAAGCTTTTTCTAAAGAAGATAGCGCCTCGTCTTTTTTATTTGTTTGCCACAATGCTAGTGCAAAATTAGTCAGCCCTTCGCCATAATTAGGATTAATTTCCAGAGCTTTTTTATATTCAGTAATGGCTTCTTCCCAGCGACTTTGGCTAGCGTAAACCATACCGATCGCATTATAAGCTAGAGCGTATTTTGACTGAAGACGAATGGCTTCTTGATAGGCGCTAATTGCTTCTTCTGGTTTCTTTTGCCGAAAAAGCACATTTCCCAGTTGAAAGTGTCCAAAGGCATCGTCTGGGAATTTTTTAATTAACTTGCGGAAATTTTCCTCTGCACCTGTTAAGTCTCCCTGATTAAATAAAGCATTGGCTTGTTGCAGCATTTGCGATCGCTCTGATGGCCCTGTGTCTGAAAACTGGGCTAGTTTTTGTGGTTGTCTCTGTGCATTCTGTTCTGGCGAATGCAAAGAAACTTTTCCAGAAACCGCTAACGCTAATGGTGATAAACTAATTACAGTTAGAATACTCAGCATCATGCAGCTAAAAGGTTGAACAAATGCTGATTTGGGTTTGCTCTTCAGCTTCATCGCCCTCAATGCCTCAATAATGTTCTTATGTCCATCATAAAATGTGGGTGCGTTAGGTGAAATAGACCACAAGTAGGAACGCACATCTGTGCATCCCTACAAGGTCAATTGAATGATTTACGTACCTTCCCGCAATTTATCCAACACGCTTCTATCTTCTAATGTTGAAGTATCACCAGATACCTCTTGCCCAGCAGCTAGATTCCGCAATAAGCGCCGCATAATTTTACCCGATCGCGTTTTGGGCAAAGCGTCGGTAAAGCGAATTTCTCCCGGACGTGCGATCGCACCAATTTCTTTCACAACGTGCTGCTTGAGTTCTTTACTCAGTTCTTCACTTCCCTGATAAGTACCTTCTAAAGTCACAAAAGCAACTACTTCTTCACCTTTGAGTTCATCCGGCTTACCCACTACCGCCGCTTCTGCAACGGCTGGATGAGAAACTAAGGCTGATTCTACTTCCATTGTACCAAGGCGATGTCCTGATACATTCAGTACGTCATCCACACGACCCATGACCCAGAAGTAACCGTCTTCATCTTGTCTTGCGCCATCACCAGCAAAGTAAGTATATTTACCATCTTGGGGTGGAATATGTTCCCAATAAGTGCGGCGGAAGCGTTCTGGATCGCCGTAGACTGTCCGCATCATTCCTGGCCACGGATGACGCACTGCTAGATAACCGCCTTCATTATTGGGTACGGTGTTTCCTTCTAAATCTACGACATCTGCAATAATTCCTGGGAAGGGAAGAGTTGCTGAACCTGGTTTGGTGGGAATTGCCCCTGGTAATGGTGTAATCATGATACCGCCGGTTTCCGTTTGCCACCAGGTATCAACAATTGGACAGCGATCGCCACCAATTACTTTCTGATACCACATCCAAGCTTCTGGGTTAATGGGTTCACCAACGCTTCCTAGCAAACGCAACGAAGACAAGTTTCGCGCGTTGGGATGGTGTTCACCCATTTTAATAAATGCCCGAATTGCCGTAGGTGCGGTATAAAAGATATTAACGCCGTATTTTTCAATTACATCCCAGAAACAGCCAGGATTAGAAGCACGAGGCGCACCTTCATACATCACCGTCGTTGCACCGTTGGAAAGTGGGCCGTAGACAATGTAACTATGTCCAGTAATCCAACCTACATCCGCAGTACACCAATATACATCTGTGTCTTGGAGATCGAATATCCACTTGGTGGTGATATGGGTATACAAATTATAACCAGCAGTTGTATGCACTACGCCCTTCGGTTTGCCGGTACTACCAGAAGTGTAGAGGACAAATAGCATATCTTCACTATCCATCGGTTCGGCGGGGCAATCTGCTGATACACCCTTTTGTAAATCATGCCACCAATGATCGCGTCCGCCCTGCATATAAGTTTCTTGTCCGGTACGCTTGACAACGAGGACATTTTCGACGCTAGGAACAGCACCATCAGCTAAGGCTTTATCTACCTGTTCTTTGAGAGGAACGATCGCATCTTTGCGCCAACCACCATCAGCCGTGATTACCAATTTAGCTGTAGCATCAATTAAGCGATCGCGCAAAGCTTCGGCACTAAAACCACCAAATACTACACCGTGGGGTGCGCCAATTCTGGCACAGGCTAACATTGCGATCGCAGCTTCGGGAATCATTGGCATATAAATTCCAACGCGATCGCCTTTTTGTACACCCAGTTGCTTCAATACATTGGCGAATTGGCAAACTTCCCGGTGTAGTTGGGCGTAAGTTAGGGTACGGGAATCACCTGGTTCTCCTTCCCAAATCAATGCTGCTTTATTTTTGCGCCAAGTAGTGAGATGTCTGTCAAGGCAGTTGTAAGAAATATTCATCTTACCGCCAACAAACCACTTTGCAAAAGGCGGTTGCCAATCTAGCACCGTGTCCCATTTTTGGAACCATTCTAATTCTGTTCCAGCCAAATCTGCCCAAAATTGCTGTGGATCGGCTTTGGCTTTTTCATAGAGACGCTTGTAGTCATCCAAGCTTTTAATATGGGCGTTCTGCGAGAATTCACTAGGAGGATGGAAGAGGCGGTTCTCTTGGAGGATTGATTCGATATTTGGTTCAGACATGGTTATTTATGAGTGCGATCGCTATTATTACTAAAAACTATTCTTAGCCCAGTTGTGCTAGACGGTGTTTAGATTTTCGTTAAGCTAGGTAAAAATTGCCGAGTTATTTAGTTTACATTCATTTTCATCTACCAAAACCGAGCGTTCGAGAAATGTAAAGACGTTACATTGCAGTCTATCTACCACGAATGTTGCAAAATATAAGTAGTCTTGACAAACAACGCCTGAAACTATGACGCTCACCGTCGAAGCTAGCAGCTTATCTCTCAATGATGTTCATCGCTTTCTTAAACTAGAAAAGCTTTCAAATGGTTCATTTACAGATTTCTTAAGGCTAGAACCACTCTCTGACTTTGAACAGCAGGATTTATTACGAATCAGAGACGACTTTGATCGTTATTTAAGCGCAGGTAAAATTTCTGAAGGTTTGGTTAAATTTATAACGATCGCGCCACTAATGCGGTTAGCAGGGTTTTATGATGTGCCGATTCGGTTGACAATGGAAGATAGCATTGCGATCGCTGTCGAAGATGAAGACAGAAGAATTACCGGACGGATGGATATTTTAGCAATCAACAGTTTTCAAAGTAATATTGCACCGCCATTTTGGGTTGTAGTGATTGAAACGAAAAACAGTG contains:
- a CDS encoding class I SAM-dependent methyltransferase, producing the protein MSEKTVKVIEGNLLPKGDYVSSGFSTIQPDLYFPNIILGNKYDSFWLYLRRDITHNWYVDKRRQKVGFVSRDEAHILYNTALKFRGEKALEIGCWMGWSACHLALGGVELDVIDPMLSEQLFNESVTESLKSAGVKESVNLIPGCSPEKVEEIANKFQRKWSLIFIDGNHEAPAPLNDAIICEQFAEADALILFHDLASPDVGQGLDYFRDKGWNTMVYQTMQIMGVAWRGNVEPVIHQPDPNINWPLPPHLQGYFVSGSVKTATEDKFAEILRAVRPFTLLSEAKLFSLYSQAKQLYCYLFWLPKMLLQAIARIKPIKGN
- a CDS encoding glutathione binding-like protein; this encodes MIDLYYWTTPNGHKITIFLEEVGLQYTINPVNIGAGDQFKPEFLKISPNNRIPAIVDHEPVDGGAPISVFESGAILLYLAEKTGKLIPQDLRQRTQVLEWLFWQMSGLGPMAGQNHHFSAYAPEKIEYAINRYVNETGRLYGVLNKQLADREFVAGDYSIADIAAYPWIVPYERQSQNLEDFPHLKRWFETIKARPATIRAYEKAEALKTQPLDPDKSRDLLFNQSAKTIQP
- a CDS encoding restriction endonuclease subunit R, giving the protein MTLTVEASSLSLNDVHRFLKLEKLSNGSFTDFLRLEPLSDFEQQDLLRIRDDFDRYLSAGKISEGLVKFITIAPLMRLAGFYDVPIRLTMEDSIAIAVEDEDRRITGRMDILAINSFQSNIAPPFWVVVIETKNSAIEVGEGLPQLLTYAFKSLEQQPSVWGLVTNGLRYQFVYLRHDEQSNYQLMPLLSLNESPDAIELLQVFKAICKLANFQ
- a CDS encoding tetratricopeptide repeat protein — its product is MKLKSKPKSAFVQPFSCMMLSILTVISLSPLALAVSGKVSLHSPEQNAQRQPQKLAQFSDTGPSERSQMLQQANALFNQGDLTGAEENFRKLIKKFPDDAFGHFQLGNVLFRQKKPEEAISAYQEAIRLQSKYALAYNAIGMVYASQSRWEEAITEYKKALEINPNYGEGLTNFALALWQTNKKDEALSSLEKALNIFKSQNRGEKVNQVERILKEIKTAEDPSVS
- a CDS encoding SDR family NAD(P)-dependent oxidoreductase, which translates into the protein MATTALIVGAGSGLSASLARLFAKEGFTVALAARQIEKLTQLTSEIDAVSFAADVSKPNEVEQLFIDIDNKIGSPNVVIYNPSFRVRGPLIDLDPGEVAKTLDVTAYGGFLVAQAATKRFLQLGGGAIFFTGASASIKGYAQSAPFAMGKFALRGLAQSIARELAPKNIHVAHFVIDGAIRSAVRQDPVDNPDSTLDPDAIAQTYLSILRQPRSAWTYEVELRPWVENF
- a CDS encoding 1-acyl-sn-glycerol-3-phosphate acyltransferase, with the protein product MSKKQHLLKKKPGWSLDERDPKFIESLMPLLGFFYKYYFQVQTSGWENIPSQEKVLFVGSHNGGLAAPDMGMVMYDWFRRFGTEKPVYGLMHPKAWQVSQPLAQIAAKAGAIIAHPKMAYTALHSGASVLVYPGGAEDVFRPHYLRNKIYFAGRQGFIKLALRENVPIVPVISWGAHDTLIVLADFYKVVQQLHEWGMPWLLGIDPEVFPIYLGLPWGLAIGPLPNIPLPVPMYTRVCPPIVFERYGREAASDRHYVNECYELVVSQMQEELDNLVKITAESNSR
- a CDS encoding MoaD/ThiS family protein, which translates into the protein MSKSAITVTVKLFAAYQEAFKVSELVLEFPNSMPVKAVCDRLIAEHPELSQWRDITRFGINLIFVEPDTLLQDGDEVVLIPPVSGG
- a CDS encoding MFS transporter, giving the protein MSLASFLARRSFHYAWIVAGLTFLALLVAAGIRSAPGVFIVPLEQEFGWSRATISLAISINLVLYGLIGPFAATVMERIGIRRMMVFSLAVIALGVGLTTLMSASWQLVLLWGVVVGSGSGVIALVLGAIVVNRWFSEKRGLVLGILTASTATGQLVFLPMLASVADRFGWRTAALALTGAALLIIPAIAAFMRDRPADVGLRPFGDNSETVEISQPRANSIASTLNALWLGMRKRDFWLLFGSFFICGASTNGLIGTHLIPACIDHGIPEVKAAGLLAIMGLFDFFGTTMSGWLSDRWNNRYLLCWYYGLRGLSLIFLPFSFNFSFYGLSIFAVFYGLDWIATVPPTVRLVANTFGKENVGVMFGWIVAGHQLGAATAAFGAGVLRTWTGSYLQAFILSGILCLIAAVGVLQIGKTPTKGNSQLSSVTLKS
- a CDS encoding Uma2 family endonuclease, with product MTSLSALTLPDHTQLPDSDGTFVKNWQEHPQSILLTDSIKLVLEELHPDSQYCIGQDLGIYWRLTDPPEKGAEAPDWFYVPNVPPTLEGKTRRSYVLWKEYVAPLIVIEFVSGDGSEERNNTPPSQGEGGNVGKFWVYEQAIRVPYYGIYEVAKAQVEVYHLIDNTYERMQPNERGHYPIVPMGVELGIWQGFYQNAELPWLRWWNAQGNLLLTGEERAVIERQKRERIVEKLRTLSAEQLNALGIDLEMLD
- a CDS encoding class I SAM-dependent methyltransferase, whose amino-acid sequence is MKIDFGATAVDYAKHRAGFPSSLFNKLSEYGIGLPGQNIVDLGTGTGTLARGFADRGAYVIGIDPSASLLEQARQLSESTQIKVDYRVATAENTELPDASADVITAGQCWHWFDRPRAVQEVTRILRKNGSIAIAHFDWIPLKGNVVEATEQLIQAHNPAWNLAGGNGLHPLWLQDIGEVGFREIRTFSYDVFVSYTQVAWRGRIRASAGVGASLTPEKVEIFDQELATLLEAKFPTPILQVHHRVWAAIAKSPL
- the acs gene encoding acetate--CoA ligase; the encoded protein is MSEPNIESILQENRLFHPPSEFSQNAHIKSLDDYKRLYEKAKADPQQFWADLAGTELEWFQKWDTVLDWQPPFAKWFVGGKMNISYNCLDRHLTTWRKNKAALIWEGEPGDSRTLTYAQLHREVCQFANVLKQLGVQKGDRVGIYMPMIPEAAIAMLACARIGAPHGVVFGGFSAEALRDRLIDATAKLVITADGGWRKDAIVPLKEQVDKALADGAVPSVENVLVVKRTGQETYMQGGRDHWWHDLQKGVSADCPAEPMDSEDMLFVLYTSGSTGKPKGVVHTTAGYNLYTHITTKWIFDLQDTDVYWCTADVGWITGHSYIVYGPLSNGATTVMYEGAPRASNPGCFWDVIEKYGVNIFYTAPTAIRAFIKMGEHHPNARNLSSLRLLGSVGEPINPEAWMWYQKVIGGDRCPIVDTWWQTETGGIMITPLPGAIPTKPGSATLPFPGIIADVVDLEGNTVPNNEGGYLAVRHPWPGMMRTVYGDPERFRRTYWEHIPPQDGKYTYFAGDGARQDEDGYFWVMGRVDDVLNVSGHRLGTMEVESALVSHPAVAEAAVVGKPDELKGEEVVAFVTLEGTYQGSEELSKELKQHVVKEIGAIARPGEIRFTDALPKTRSGKIMRRLLRNLAAGQEVSGDTSTLEDRSVLDKLREGT